The following are from one region of the Ananas comosus cultivar F153 linkage group 20, ASM154086v1, whole genome shotgun sequence genome:
- the LOC109725784 gene encoding pentatricopeptide repeat-containing protein At4g13650-like, producing the protein MVFVEKLGSLLHHCSKLKSLSHGASLHSALIKSGVEHDLFLSNHLLNMYAKCGKLKHAHKVFDEMPRRNLVSFSALISGYDQSGEPLMALNLFSQLEFVPNEYIYGSVLSACATLLALSQGEQVHADVIKTGFFDVSFVSNSLISMYMKCSCFHEAYSIFGAIAEPNLVSYNAMIGGFAENGHVENSLELFRLMNQRGLRPDQFSYVAVVGICTSKKDLDTGVELHCQSIKLGLDITAFVGNVILTMYSKCGSIEEVEKVFNSIIEKDVITWNSRIVACSHFGDHAKGIMVYKEMIETKNADGVRPDEFTFASALACCAELASIQYGGQIHSYVSRTGWFDADVGVSNALIDMYAKCGWIGCATKVFNLLRNRNLVSWNTMIVGLGNHGLGKRALEIFQQMEVEGICPDSATFVGLLISCSHAGLVDKGLAYFDSMRADYNISPKIEHLSCLIDMLGRAGRLEEAECYIHKSPFNNDSIIWGSLLSSCFVHRNVVVGERAAKKLFDLQPRTSSPFVLLSNLYALDARWDGVAEVRKLLKDVRLKKEPGHSVIEAKGIVEKFTAGDYSHARIEEVAETLLHGASPNSSTRPNHSDEPSFSSPGSRFCASSLSSFSPQQHLRSPSLSPYICSS; encoded by the exons ATGGTGTTTGTAGAGAAGCTCGGTTCTCTTCTCCACCATTGCTCCAAGCTCAAATCCCTCTCCCATGGCGCCTCCCTTCACTCTGCGCTCATCAAATCAGGTGTTGAACACGACCTCTTCCTCTCCAACCACCTCCTGAACATGTATGCGAAATGTGGTAAACTTAAGCATGCCCACAaggtgtttgatgaaatgcccaGGAGAAACCTCGTCTCGTTCTCGGCGCTAATCTCGGGCTACGATCAATCCGGAGAGCCTTTGATGGCTCTTAATCTCTTTTCGCAATTGGAATTCGTTCCGAACGAGTATATATATGGTAGTGTGTTAAGTGCTTGTGCTACCCTACTTGCCCTGTCGCAAGGCGAACAGGTTCACGCCGACGTGATCAAAACAGGATTTTTTGACGTGTCGTTCGTATCCAATTCGCTTATCTCGATGTACATGAAATGCAGTTGCTTTCACGAAGCGTACTCGATCTTCGGTGCCATTGCGGAGCCGAATTTGGTGTCATACAATGCTATGATCGGGGGTTTTGCAGAGAATGGCCATGTAGAGAACAGTTTGGAGCTGTTTCGACTTATGAACCAGCGAGGATTGCGACCCGATCAGTTCTCTTATGTGGCCGTGGTCGGAATTTGCACGAGTAAAAAGGATTTGGACACTGGAGTTGAACTTCATTGCCAAAGCATAAAGCTCGGGCTCGATATCACGGCCTTTGTGGGTAATGTCATTTTGACCATGTACTCCAAATGCGGTTCAATCGAAGAGGTCGAGAAGGTCTTCAACTCGATAATAGAAAAGGATGTTATCACGTGGAATTCGCGTATAGTCGCATGTTCCCATTTCGGAGACCATGCGAAAGGCATTATGGTTTATAAAGAGATGATCGAGACCAAAAACGCCGACGGTGTTCGCCCTGACGAATTCACATTCGCCAGTGCATTGGCTTGCTGCGCGGAGCTTGCGTCGATTCAATACGGTGGTCAGATTCATTCTTACGTTTCAAGAACCGGGTGGTTCGATGCAGATGTCGGAGTCAGCAATGCTCTCATCGACATGTACGCAAAGTGCGGTTGGATTGGGTGCGCAACCAAAGTGTTCAATCTACTGCGAAACCGGAATTTGGTTTCCTGGAACACGATGATAGTCGGGCTTGGGAATCACGGCCTCGGAAAGCGAGCTCTAGAGATTTTTCAGCAGATGGAGGTAGAAGGAATTTGCCCCGATTCCGCCACATTCGTTGGGCTTTTAATATCCTGCAGCCATGCGGGGTTAGTCGATAAAGGCTTAGCTTATTTCGATTCCATGAGAGCGGATTACAACATTTCTCCGAAAATCGAGCATCTATCTTGTCTGATCGATATGTTGGGTCGAGCTGGGAGATTAGAGGAAGCTGAATGCTACATTCACAAGTCGCCGTTTAACAATGATTCCATCATTTGGGGCAGTCTTCTCTCTTCTTGTTTCGTACATAGGAACGTCGTCGTTGGTGAGCGTGCAGCGAAGAAACTCTTCGATCTTCAGCCGAGAACAAGTTCGCCGTTTGTACTGCTGTCGAATCTATACGCGTTGGATGCGAGATGGGACGGGGTTGCCGAAGTGCGAAAGCTGTTGAAGGACGTTAGGCTCAAGAAGGAGCCTGGTCACAGCGTAATCGAGGCGAAGGGAATTGTGGAGAAGTTTACTGCTGGGGATTATTCACATGCGAGAATCGAAGAAGTTGCAGAGACATTA CTGCATGGTGCTTCTCCGAACAGCTCGACGAGGCCGAACCATTCGGATGAACCTTCTTTCTCATCCCCAGGAAGCCGTTTCTGCGCTTCGTCTCTTTCGAGCTTTTCTCCGCAGCAGCATCTTCGGTCGCCTTCGCTTTCTCCTTATATATGTTCCTCATAA